In Desulfuromonas acetexigens, the following proteins share a genomic window:
- a CDS encoding lysophospholipid acyltransferase family protein, translating into MKTSLARRIWVTFSAYIIGIYASFLNRFEIVGGEHIPASGGVLLASNHISEYETVFLPWAVIKHHPLQMLWAPAKEELFRHPFWSRLFRSWGAFPVKRGRDVRAGKTLNELLRTDKVMLFPEGTRHRDGRLGPGNRGVGKLIYEVRPQVIPTALSGLNHWKFPGFGQKARVVFGPPLDFSDLFELEDCKETHVLIVERVMQAIGRQLES; encoded by the coding sequence GTGAAGACTTCCCTGGCAAGACGTATCTGGGTAACTTTTTCCGCTTATATCATAGGTATTTACGCGTCATTTTTAAACCGTTTTGAGATTGTCGGCGGTGAGCATATTCCCGCCTCCGGCGGCGTTCTTCTGGCTTCGAACCATATTTCCGAATACGAAACGGTCTTCCTTCCCTGGGCGGTCATCAAGCATCATCCCCTGCAGATGCTCTGGGCGCCGGCTAAGGAAGAGCTTTTCCGCCATCCCTTCTGGAGTCGGCTCTTCCGTTCCTGGGGGGCTTTCCCGGTCAAGCGCGGGCGCGATGTGCGCGCCGGCAAGACCTTGAACGAGCTGCTGCGCACGGACAAGGTCATGCTCTTCCCCGAAGGCACCCGCCACCGGGACGGCCGACTCGGCCCCGGTAATCGCGGCGTCGGCAAGCTCATCTACGAAGTCCGGCCCCAGGTCATCCCCACCGCCCTGAGTGGGCTGAATCACTGGAAATTTCCGGGCTTCGGCCAGAAGGCGCGGGTCGTGTTCGGTCCCCCTCTCGACTTCTCCGACCTGTTCGAACTGGAGGACTGCAAGGAAACCCACGTCCTC
- a CDS encoding VanZ family protein: MPWIALATLTALLSWLSLTPAPPKIDHELLGWDKFQHALAYAFLTLAAGRAFRRLPIQSNTAWMTAAVYAALVGGGLEVLQGLSRTGRFADWADLVADLLGILAVLILVSFRRFRSSRP, translated from the coding sequence TTGCCCTGGATTGCCCTCGCCACCCTGACGGCGCTTTTGTCCTGGTTGTCTCTGACCCCGGCCCCGCCGAAGATCGACCATGAACTTCTCGGTTGGGACAAGTTTCAGCATGCCCTGGCCTATGCCTTTTTGACCCTGGCGGCAGGTCGTGCCTTTCGCCGCCTTCCCATTCAGTCAAATACCGCCTGGATGACGGCGGCGGTTTACGCAGCACTGGTCGGCGGCGGGCTGGAGGTTCTGCAAGGGCTTTCCCGCACCGGCCGCTTCGCCGACTGGGCCGACCTGGTGGCGGATCTGCTCGGCATCCTGGCGGTATTGATCCTTGTGAGCTTCAGGCGCTTTCGATCTAGTCGGCCGTGA
- the bioA gene encoding adenosylmethionine--8-amino-7-oxononanoate transaminase: MTKEEILRLDRRHVWHPCTQEKDHEALPPIPIARGDGAYLYDFDGKGYIDGVSSWWVNLFGHNHPRLNRALSKQAGKVAHHIFAGFTHEPAATLAARLCELAPPGLEKVFFTDNGSAAVEAALKMSFQYWRQTGQGEKTRFVSITEAYHGETLGALSVGGCGLYKDIYQPLLLDGFQVQGPDCFRCPYGCERESCNAECFAAMEEVVAEHHRQIAAVIIEPLIQCAAGMRIYPPIYLKKLRELCDRWRIHYIADEIAVGFGRTGRLFANEHAGVSPDLLCLSKGITGGYMPLSVVLTRQEMYDAFYDDYATLKAFLHSHSYSGNPLACALACEVLNIFTEEKILEKMVPKMAILASQKHRFEALPQVGEFRQLGLVGAIELVRDKVGKTPYPWQERRGYAVYRKALEKGALLRPLGNVVYFMPPLTIEKADLSRLVDIAYEAIVEVTAD, translated from the coding sequence ATGACCAAAGAAGAAATCCTCCGTCTTGACCGGCGCCACGTCTGGCATCCCTGCACACAGGAAAAGGATCACGAAGCCCTGCCGCCGATCCCCATCGCCCGGGGGGACGGCGCCTATCTCTACGATTTTGACGGCAAGGGCTATATCGACGGGGTTTCCAGTTGGTGGGTAAATCTCTTCGGCCACAACCATCCCCGGCTCAACCGTGCCCTCAGCAAACAGGCGGGCAAGGTCGCTCATCATATCTTCGCCGGGTTCACCCATGAGCCGGCCGCGACCCTTGCTGCCCGCCTCTGCGAACTGGCGCCACCGGGGCTGGAAAAGGTCTTTTTCACCGACAACGGTTCTGCCGCGGTGGAAGCCGCGCTGAAGATGAGCTTCCAGTATTGGCGGCAGACGGGACAGGGGGAGAAGACCCGGTTCGTTTCCATCACCGAGGCTTATCACGGTGAAACCCTCGGCGCCCTCTCTGTCGGTGGCTGCGGTCTTTACAAAGACATCTACCAGCCGCTCCTCCTCGACGGTTTTCAGGTTCAAGGTCCCGACTGCTTCCGCTGCCCCTACGGTTGCGAGCGCGAAAGCTGTAACGCCGAGTGCTTCGCCGCCATGGAGGAAGTGGTCGCCGAGCATCATCGGCAGATCGCCGCCGTCATCATCGAACCGCTCATCCAGTGCGCGGCGGGGATGCGCATCTATCCGCCGATTTATCTGAAAAAGCTTCGAGAACTCTGCGACCGTTGGCGGATTCATTACATCGCCGACGAAATCGCCGTCGGCTTCGGCCGCACCGGGCGCCTCTTCGCCAACGAACACGCCGGGGTGAGTCCTGATCTGCTCTGTCTTTCCAAGGGGATCACCGGCGGCTACATGCCCCTTTCCGTGGTTCTGACCCGCCAGGAAATGTACGACGCCTTTTATGACGACTACGCGACCCTCAAGGCCTTTCTTCACTCCCACAGCTATTCGGGCAATCCCCTGGCCTGCGCCCTGGCCTGCGAAGTTCTGAATATTTTTACGGAGGAAAAGATTCTGGAGAAAATGGTGCCGAAGATGGCGATTCTGGCGAGCCAAAAGCACCGCTTCGAAGCCCTCCCCCAGGTCGGCGAGTTCCGGCAACTGGGGCTGGTTGGCGCCATCGAACTGGTGCGGGACAAGGTGGGGAAAACCCCCTACCCCTGGCAGGAACGGCGCGGCTACGCCGTTTATCGTAAGGCGCTGGAAAAGGGAGCGCTCCTGCGCCCCTTAGGGAATGTCGTCTACTTCATGCCGCCCTTAACTATTGAAAAAGCGGATCTGAGCCGGCTGGTCGATATTGCTTATGAGGCGATTGTCGAGGTCACGGCCGACTAG